GGGTCCGGCCGGTCTCGCTGTCGATCCCGGTCCAGACCGATCGTTTGTCGCCGGTGTCGGTCGCGGCGACCGCGATAACGGTCGGATAGACGGCGGGATAAGTGTTCCAATCGACGCTCCCGTTGCCGGCGGCGGCCACCAGGATTATCCCCTCATCGTATGCGTCCTGGCAGCGGTCCCTGAGGTTCGCCGGGTTCTCTTCCGCGTAACGGTCGACCCCGGTGTTATACTGCCCCAAACTCAGGTTCGCCACGGTTACATTGACCCCGGTCGATTTGAGCGCCGCCAGGTAAGCCAATGCCTGGGAAATGGTGGAAACCAGCCCGCTCCCCGTGCTGTCCAGGACCTTGATCGGCAGGATCTTGCAGTTCCAGTCCAGGCCGGCGATCCCTTTGCCGTTATTGCTGACCGCGCCGATCACGCCGGAGATCGCCGTGCCGTGCCCGTAATCGTCCAGCGGGTCGTCGTCGTCGTTGACGAAATCCTTGGCGTAGGCCAGGTTAACGCGGCCGACGAAATCTTCGTGGTTATAATTTATCCCGGTATCGAGGACGGCGACCAGGACCTCGTTGGTGCCGCTCGTCTTTTCCCAGGCCTGGGGGGCCGCGATCTTCGGCAATCCCCACTGCTGGGGGTAGTAAGGATCGTTGGGGATGACCTCAAAAGCGCGGACGCGCGAATCGGGAGCGGCGGTAACGACGTTGGCGTCTTGCCGGAATTCGTCCGCCGCCGCGCTGGCGTCCTTGTCCTTGGGCAGGACGACCAGATAGTCGTCCGCCAGATAGGTCCAGTCGGGGCGGATCCGCAAGGCGGCGGCATAAAGCGGCTTGACCTCGACCGCATTATATTTGGCCGCCAGCGCGCGGACCGATGAGGCGGATACGCCGCGCGCCTTGAACTTGACGATCAGCTGATTGGGGCCTGCCGCTTGAGCGGCGCAGAAAAGCAAACAGCAGACGATAAAAGTTGAAAGCAGCCGCGACATTGGTTGAAGTATAGCATAACTTTAGCGTATAATAAAAGTATCATGCCAACATTAAAACAACGCGGTTTAAAGGTCATGTCCCCGGTCCTCGGCAAATATTTCGACGATTTCGAGATCAAGGGAGCCAAGGGCGGTTACTTGATCGGCCTGGACGGCAGAAAGTATCTCGATTTCGCCACCGGCATCGCCTGCTGCGTGATCGGCCATTGCCATCCGAAAGTTTCCGCCGCTGTTAAAAAGCAAGCGGACACCCTGCTCCACACCTGCATCGGCGTCGCTTATTACGAAGGTTATGTCAAACTGGCGGAAGAGCTGCAAAAGGTCGCCCCGCTGAAGGACGCGCAGGCGTTCTTTTGCCAGAGCGGCAGCGAGGCGATCGAATCCTCCTTGAAGTTGGCCAAGTACGCGACCAAAAAGCCGGGGATCATTGCTTTTCAAGGGGGGTTCCACGGCCGGACGCTCGGCGCTCTTTCCATCACCACTTCAAAAATGAAATACCGCGACGGTTACGAGCCGCTCCTGCCGGAAGTCTACGTCGCCCCGCTCGATCTCAAGGTCGTTGCCGGATTGCTGGAGACCAAACAGATCGCCGGGATCATCATTGAACCGGTCCTCGGCGAAGGCGGCTATATCGTGGTCAAAAAAGAGTTCCTCCAGGGGCTGCGCCGGCTGGCCGACCAATACGGCGCCTTGCTGATCTTTGACGAGGTCCAGACCGGGATCGGCCGCACCGGCAAGTGGTTCGCCTGCCAGCACGCCGGAGTATCTCCCGACATTATTGCCCTGGCCAAAGGGATCGCCTCCGGCCTGCCGCTCGGCGCCTGCCTGGCCAAAGCGGAAGTGATGGCCAAATGGTCCCCCGGCGCCCACGGTTCGACCTTTGGCGGCAATCCGGTCAGCTGCGCCGCCGCGATCGCGACGCTGCAGGTGATCAAAGAGCAAAAACTGCTGGCCAACGCGGCCAAGCTGGGCGGCTACCTGATCGGCGAACTGAAAAAACTGCAAAAGAAATATCCGGCGATCAAGGATGTCCGCGGTCTTGGCCTGATGATCGGCGTCGACTTTGGCGCCAACCCCCCGGTCAAGTCGATCATGAACCAGTGCCTCAAGCAGGGTGTCCTGATGATCCCGACCGGGGCCGACGGCACGGTCATGCGCCTGATCCCGCCGCTCAACGTCACCCGGGCGCAGGTCGACCAGGCGCTGCAGGCCTTTGCCGCCGCTCTCGAGAATGTTTAAGTACTGCGACCTGTCAGCCCTGCTGGCGGCCGCCGCGGCCAAGAACGAGCCCCCGTTCCTTCTCATCCTCGACGGGCTGGAAGACCCCCACAACTTTGGCGCCATCCTGCGTACCGCCGAGGCGGCCGGCGTCCACGGCATCGTCATCAGAAAAATGCGCCAGGTCCCGGTAACCGAAACGGTCTTCAAGGTCTCGACCGGCGCCGCCGAGCTGGTCCCCGTCGCCCGGGTCCCCAACATCGCCGAGGCCGTCCGCCGGCTTCAGGACGAATCTTTGACGGTAATCGGGCTTGAAATCGACGGAAAGAGGTTATATAATCAGGCAGATTACCGGGGCGGGGTCGCTTTTGTCGTCGGCAGCGAAGGGGCCGGGCTCTCCCGTCTCGTCAAGGAACGTTGCGATGAAGTGGTCCGCCTGCCGATGCGCGGCCGGATCAATTCCCTGAACGCGTCAGTGGCTACAGGCATTGTCCTGTACGAAGTCTTAAGACAAAGGGAGGTGAAATGAAATGGCAGAAAAAGTAATGAAGTGCGGTATCAAGAAACAGAAAGGATACCTTTATTTCATCGACAAGAAAGGTGATATCTCCCGCGCCAAAATGGCCCGCGGCCGGAAGAAATCCAAGAAACGGTAGTCTTTTTGCGAATCCGCCAAAGGCGGGTAATTAACTTGCTCGCCTTTGCGCGGGTTCTTTTTTTGTGGAGAGGTAGCGAAGTGGTCAAACGCATCTGACTGTAAATCAGACGGCTTACGCCTTCGAAGGTTCAAATCCTTCCCTCTCCATTTTTCTCTCTTACTCAGATCGACCCGGCGGCATTAGCGAATGGCAAACGAAACAAATAGCCCCCTGCTCTCGATAATCATCCTCGGCGAGAATGACGGCTCGTTCCCGCCGGACGCTCTGCAAAGCGCCGAACAGGCGGACAAGGCGCTGGCGGAGATCGTCCTCGCCCCCCACGGCGCGGCCGGGCGGGCGGCGGCGCTCAATACCGCGATCGCCGCGGTAAACGGCAAATATCTTCTCATTCTCGACTCCGGCAATTTTATCCGGCCCGGCTACCTGGAAAAAGCCTTGCCGCTGCTGGCAAGCGACCCGAACGTCGCCGTTGTCTATTCCGACAGCGAAGCGTTCGGCGCGCGGAACGAAACGGTCAAGGCGTGGGACTTCACGCCGCTCCGGCTGCTGCACGCTGATTTTATCCCCCGCTGCGCCTTGTTCCGCCGCGCCGCGTGGCAGGCGGCCGGCGGCTACGACGAATCGCTGCCGGATTGGGAGGATTGGGATCTCTGGCTCAAGATCTGCGGACAAGGCGGCCGCTTCGCTTACTTGCCGGAACCGTTCTGCTTGTCGCGCGTCAGGCCCGGCGCGGCCCATAGCTGGCGGCCGGACGCGGAAAAAGACGGCGACCTGCTCGGTTGTTTTTACCGGAAGCACCTGCCGCTCCTCCGAACGGCCCTGGCTGACGGCATCAAGCGGTCGGCGGAAGCGGCTGTTCTCCAGCAGCGGCTGGACAAAAGCAAAGCCCCTAGCTGGCCTCATAAGCTGGCGCGGCGGTTAAAGTCCCTGGCTCGCGCTCTCTTTTTTTTTAGGGCGCGTCCTCCCCAACAAAAAACTCCGCCAGCGGCCTTCGGCTACGACGCTTGGATCAGGCGCCGGTTAAGCGCCCGGACGGTCGAGCGGCTCCGTTCGCAAGCCAGGGCCTTTCCCTATCGGCCGTTGATCAGCGTGATCATGCCGGTTTGCGATATCGCTCCCGGCATCCTGCGATTGAGCCTCGGCTCGGTCCTTGGCCAGCTCTACGAGAACTGGCAGCTCTGCGTCGCGGACGCCAGCACTCGCCCCGACGTCGCTCAGGTTTTGCAGGAATTGACGGCCGCCGACCGGCGGATCAAATTGGTTAAAACTGCCGCCGGGAGCGGCATCGCCGACAACACTAACGCGGCGCTCGCCCTGGCCGACGGCGAGTTCGTCGCTTTCCTGGACCATGACGACGAATTGACCGCCGACGCGCTGCTGGTGGTAGTGGCCCGGCTGCAAACGGACCGGGATGCCGATCTGCTTTACAGCGATGAAGATAAGATCGGCGTTGACGGCGAATATTGCCACCCGTTCTTTAAACCCGATTGGTCGCCCGACCTACTGCTCGGCATCAACTATATCTGCCACCTGTGCGTCCTGCGGAAAAGCCTGCTGGACCGCACCGGTCCGCTACGGCGGGAATACGACGGCTG
This window of the Candidatus Margulisiibacteriota bacterium genome carries:
- a CDS encoding aminotransferase class III-fold pyridoxal phosphate-dependent enzyme, producing MPTLKQRGLKVMSPVLGKYFDDFEIKGAKGGYLIGLDGRKYLDFATGIACCVIGHCHPKVSAAVKKQADTLLHTCIGVAYYEGYVKLAEELQKVAPLKDAQAFFCQSGSEAIESSLKLAKYATKKPGIIAFQGGFHGRTLGALSITTSKMKYRDGYEPLLPEVYVAPLDLKVVAGLLETKQIAGIIIEPVLGEGGYIVVKKEFLQGLRRLADQYGALLIFDEVQTGIGRTGKWFACQHAGVSPDIIALAKGIASGLPLGACLAKAEVMAKWSPGAHGSTFGGNPVSCAAAIATLQVIKEQKLLANAAKLGGYLIGELKKLQKKYPAIKDVRGLGLMIGVDFGANPPVKSIMNQCLKQGVLMIPTGADGTVMRLIPPLNVTRAQVDQALQAFAAALENV
- the rlmB gene encoding 23S rRNA (guanosine(2251)-2'-O)-methyltransferase RlmB — translated: MFKYCDLSALLAAAAAKNEPPFLLILDGLEDPHNFGAILRTAEAAGVHGIVIRKMRQVPVTETVFKVSTGAAELVPVARVPNIAEAVRRLQDESLTVIGLEIDGKRLYNQADYRGGVAFVVGSEGAGLSRLVKERCDEVVRLPMRGRINSLNASVATGIVLYEVLRQREVK
- a CDS encoding glycosyltransferase produces the protein MANETNSPLLSIIILGENDGSFPPDALQSAEQADKALAEIVLAPHGAAGRAAALNTAIAAVNGKYLLILDSGNFIRPGYLEKALPLLASDPNVAVVYSDSEAFGARNETVKAWDFTPLRLLHADFIPRCALFRRAAWQAAGGYDESLPDWEDWDLWLKICGQGGRFAYLPEPFCLSRVRPGAAHSWRPDAEKDGDLLGCFYRKHLPLLRTALADGIKRSAEAAVLQQRLDKSKAPSWPHKLARRLKSLARALFFFRARPPQQKTPPAAFGYDAWIRRRLSARTVERLRSQARAFPYRPLISVIMPVCDIAPGILRLSLGSVLGQLYENWQLCVADASTRPDVAQVLQELTAADRRIKLVKTAAGSGIADNTNAALALADGEFVAFLDHDDELTADALLVVVARLQTDRDADLLYSDEDKIGVDGEYCHPFFKPDWSPDLLLGINYICHLCVLRKSLLDRTGPLRREYDGCQDYDLLLRVTELTGKIVHLPAVLYHWRMSPSSCAGSADAKPDVFTRTRAVLEDALRRRRLNARPQASGNIWLHHVRYALPNHPLVSIIIPTRDRPDLIEKCVASILAKTDYAPYEMIIINNGSGRPTAPDSPANRVRVIDLPGQFNYSAINNFAAGQAQGEVLVLLNDDTEVLEPAWLTALVEQALRPEVGAVGGKLLYPDGTIQHAGVIESPYGHLHAFARQPENKNEFSLANAIRDCGAVTGACLAIRREAWERVGGLDENYRVILSDVDLCHKLRQAGLLIVYTPLARLYHLESASRGTAWYPEDAAVFQAKWRKGLPLDDPYYNPNLSLAPDRTFLWRGY